The genome window tagccagggttcatgaagataaccaagaatttacaactttcagatgagactgaaataaggtgacgattaatattgactgctattgatgtaagatattactaggtctttaagagtttattcggaagataacagctctataaacattatttcgtggtgccccgactttctagttaattatctacctgattagcttaatcaggaaatattaattacagagaaatgatttttatagcatgtcatatcacttaatccggcatagccaaagacacggcagtggctagctatgacaatctgtttgtactgtagctatgggttgggattatggttcattgtttagcttgcTAAACAAAAGTGTTACGtcccccagtttctgtgttgtgggtttctgtatatgtatgtgtgtatttcaggaaatggcttccaggggcctgttgcacaaaagtagaattaagacatccgggataaatgactcagctgagctcaatgaagccaaaacatgtgcgtccaggcttaattggttgcacaaagaccaagccaggatgagcagacacggattcattaagccaggtgaaaccaatcctggataggtgcgcgctcacggctcactcaaatagaccccgccacagatcacagattaactgatttaccatggcaactagagccgcgtacttttccccgtcggaagcacaaatcctcatggaggcatacgaggaggtaaaagatataattaagaagaaaggcaacaccgccacagtgataaagcaaagagaaaaagcgtggcaaagtattgcagaccgcctgaatgcgtaagtagtgcacaattacacactcaccgctccgctgaaacatcacaattacaattcaaatatttaattcacatctccaaaaatgcagttgtactgtaattatgaaacggttaaatttttaattgaaatgcactgcagatatgagtgaaattgtgtaaagtaactccatcacactgtataaagctatgataaattttttgatatttttactgaaaacaagacaaaaataccaagtaattttttgcagtgtgactccattaaatgtgtgtgtgtgtgtgtgtgtgtagattaaacatgaacgggccaaaacggacatggcagcaggtcaaaatcaaatacaagaacattctgcagaatggtatggtccctgactaatatttaacaaagcacaagcatatattgtacccagaaggtgcctgctcacacattgtctgtactgttttagcagtgaaaaagaatacccacagacaaggcacgggtggtgggtcaccaaaggctgaccttaccccagcagaggacatggccttggagctaaataaaggcaggcccgtcttagaggggatccctggggggaaagagacgagcataggttcctcccaagatgccacccgcttcattcaaggtatgtccttccatctctacatgggatacaaccacattcatattgaatcaatttggactgtctgactttggtttacctattgccttgcagtgtctggcagcactgtgttcctgttagagccaccagcacaagcaccagacgatgctgatccagtgagtactccatcaaaggcatactgtaggcctggcatgtcttgtctactagcttcaatatgaatccgattaaatgtgatagggtgaaggccccagtgcagcagcaacagcacatgatggagacgatgatgaggaggagaccatctctctggattccagaaggcatgaggtatcatgttaagactgtgaaagtactatttactctacaatggtgaggagtcctcatcaaaatcaaaaaatctaatttcttttacaggacccagatgctatacagtgggaaaaccagcctggcaacatagtgcgtattaataaaaggacaccacatcctgccaaattccagctgcgctaattgtattgtgttcacagagctcacaagctatcagaaagttgtatggcaaccacctccggcgccaaatagaactggcagacatagacattcagtacaagaagaaaaagatggaaaatcttgcactggagtccgaaataaaaaagaggacaattaggaaactggaccttgaaataaaaaaacttgagagggaggtgagatatgccttcaatgtacactgtatgctaactgtaacacaaatgtattaatcattatttttctttcctcccccagctccaagaagatgacacagctcaaaataaaaattaggtatattctcgtaaagtcaagtgagccatgacatatgagctcttattgtgagcacacaggacggtggcatctttctaaggttttttttattttcccagcaatcagtacaaccaagtcatcgttataaggcatcgccctcttttgcccacccccccagcaccaggtgtggccactagcctatatgaaggcccaaaattgtgtgttcctttctgctctgacaatggcatgcccattcgtgcgagatgtggtggatgaagaagcacttgtgctgaggagagccttcaggcgagaaagggtcttcagggaccggttggacccactggccttccctgatgaccatctatatgaaagatacaggttttctgcagatggcatcaggtatctatgcagactactgggtcccaggattaagcaccgcactgcacggagccatgcactgagtgtggagcaaatggtttgtgtggccttgcgcttttttgctagtggagccttcctgtactcagtgggggatgcagaacagctgaacaaggccacaatttgccgcacaataaggagtgtgtgtctggctatcaaagcattagcagatgtcttcatctccttccctggccacagaagactctgtgacatcaaagaggagttctataggattgcaggtaagaggatctacaaattacaggacaactgttaacacatagtaggatactcattactttgtgtgacaggtttccccaatgtcattggtgcagtggactgcacacacataaggataaaagccccctcaggtgcccatgaggccgattttgtgaataggaaatcctttcacagcattaatgttcaggtgaacataactttttgatattgtccattgacgaacactctgcattgccagtgatgtgcattgattggtgtaatattcctcatcttatgatttcagatggtctgcaatgctgactgtgtgatcagcaatgttgtggcaaaatggcctggctcagtccatgactccagaatctttcgggcctctgaaatctatcagtgcctatcacaaggtaagccacacaacccctatttataaccatcatggctgtgtcaagaatatcactgtgtttatgaggtagtaatgatgagattttgtgttgacaggtgaattctctggtgtgttgctgggagacagggggtatggctgccagccttttctcctgacacctttcacagacccccaggaagcacagcaggcctacaaccatgcccatgccaggaccagggccagagttgaaatgacctttggcctcctgaaggcacgctttcactgccttcacaaattaagggtcagccctgttagggcatgtgatattactgtggcttgtgctgtcctccacaatgtggcctgcctgaggaaggagagggcccccagagtgccaccagccatggactgggacaatccggcaatcttccctgatgacgacagtggtcggctgctgagggaccaatatgtgttgaattattttagttagtatgtgtgctttcaattttggttaaatatgtcctgcggtggcagaggaatttgggtttttttgggttcgttttttgacgaatttggcctcttatgatgtttgtgcggtatactgtgtgtaatacaaggctgcagggaggctactgcatccattcatttgtctgttcagttgatgtgtatggatttgtcctgcatttattttagtgtgcagacatgcagggtgtgttatatacagacctttgaatgtgtatgtatcattttgtataatatgcttggattctgtgctttccatcttgtagagtcactgacttcagtttcgaaaggagctgatggtttacctgctttgttttgtccttattcaataaaggaacataatgttacacattgtgtttttatattcatatgaaatgtgtatttgtttatatgacagagtactagggccacactgaagaaaaaggataaagtcataaatttatgaggctggttctttctgcagaaaagctacatattgtttttacagttttgatacttatgacaatgtgatacttaatattctggcacatcagcatgtctttgtttatgaaaccatactgaagtacaatttcacgaaatgccccacatctgtcattttaacaactgtcctcctttaaaacaactggttacaatattatgacttgtgtttttttcccctctgtggccctaatattctatcattttatatatagccttatagtctatgggaaactgtacattatctaatgatagcaacatcatctaaaaatcattttttatccaaaatcattgaaattaatgatcacaaacgtttaaataataacagtgggtctagttatatgtgataacaatgtatagtgagcagtgaaataactattggtttccatttgtggtgactgctgactgacattagggatgagattaaatagatcctggaatttagcctggtctggagcaggctagctccacagaataaatctccatggtaatttataccataacatatcctcctgccccctatccatctttagtgcaaccggattacggatcaattgagccaggatcaccaagatatcctggcttaatcccttatcctagttttgtgcaacaggcccctggattcccccaagcagctgattgttCGGCCCAATTGCAGATTGGAGCTCTGATCCCGCCCTCTCGTTAGGGGATACAGTTGTCGGCAATTACAAACTCATTCTGCAGCtggataaaagccagtgttcctttgttaGAAAAGAGAGCTTCTTGGATGTCCTGTGTTTGTTGTTGCTCAGAGACAGTTTTGTTGGAAATATTTTGTAGCTGCTACTTCTGAGGTATGTGTGCCAATAGgactctgtgtttttgattattgAACTTGTTCACTTTAAGTTTGTATTATTCTGTttaatttgttcccaggggggaagaggaaggcaccttgggagtgcttaggcaagaggcctgcgggcatacatatacccgtagtatgtactctgtctatgcacactaggtaagacctgggcggaccacccactgtattttggctagcgcgccaggtggtgttaaggttaggtaagtagtgggtaggagGGAGGACTAACTTTTACTTTGTTTTGGTTCAGTACAGCCCCTTTCCCCCACAATTACCGtgttaaggaaataaattcccagTAAACTGTAATATTCTGGCTCTGTCATCCTTACCcacacctacaatcacatacctctttcactctacggggagttgagtgtagcagggtgttgcgttccctccaaGAGGCGTGCATAACAGACTCCACTAAGCCAGAATATTActtgacccatcaagttagccaggtgtgtctgggggtgattacggccatctattgtatttcatgaagaTGTGTACATGTcgagacaatagtgacccatccacttagctagatgtggctgggggtggctatagcatttctttcacatgacccatcaatttagaccaGTGTGTCTGGATGatctaataattataaaatatttatactattttatctggacacttagtcagattaggatataggccacgGACTAAATAAAGTGcatttttacctggagtttttccttttTCCCACTTTTAGTCTGGAAATGTtaactcactctgtttagcacatggcctcacgtgaatccttaaagagatgggtggggttaatgcttaagagggtgtgaatgatgctgaataggtgtagacaagGAATAGTTCTTCAGAAGTGggattacaagtttatcaactttcaaagcagaattactttcccattgtttcttaactacagtgtatgatataccattttgtagctctgagtcactacttttatccaatgtaaactacttttatccaatgtaaaccAAAATTTCACATTTTGTGGGATGGGGTGGTGGGGTTTGGGGATAGTGTATAGGTAAGGTGCAGGGCTAGTTGGTGGTGCCATTTAAAAATGTCTCCTTCACCTGTAACTTTTGTTTTTGTTACCAGAATGTGCAATCCGACCTGCGAAAAGCAGCAATAAGTAACACCGCGTCTAGTGTTCCGGAAATTCACAGGAAGAACATTGGCTAAACCCCATCGAAGAAGAGGGAGTGGGTGTCGCTTTCTCTACAGTCTCTGGCTTTACTACCCTGCGACTCTAACCTATCGAGACAACATAGAAAACTGGCCATATAGCTAGCTGTTTATCTTTTGATAAAGATGTCAACCACAACCGGCGGCGGAGAGTTTGGCAACCCCCTGCGGAAATTTAAGCTCGTATTCTTAGGCGAGCAAAGTGGTAAGTGGAGGAGTATTCAGGGCATGTAATGTGGTTATTTGTTGTGGGGCGTTTTGATGAGTACTGCCAGCTGGCATTAGCCTAACAGTACGGTAGCTAGCCAGGCCGAGGCAGAACGATGAGGCTTTAAACAACTCAGACGATGCCTCgttaggttagctagctagctatattttagCCAATGACTATAACATGTAAAGGGAACTTGCTAGCTATCCAATTTAATCAGATGTTGCCCAAGAAGACGCCAacgtatttagctagctagccaagtcaTGCATACCCTGTAACTAAGTTGGCTAGCTACAGTACTAGCACGTTACTGAATTGTCGGTGTCATTCAATAACGTTTGTTGAAGTTACACTTGCTTCTGCTGGGTAGTTTAGCCAACTAGTTACGTGAATGTTTACTTGCCAGCTACTATAGCTTCAGCTTGTGTGGAGTCATATAGAAAACTTTAACAGTTggatactgttagctagctaacgttaactttgCTAAGCCACGTCTGTCAGCAGAGGGGAGCCTAGTAACGCGTTAGCTTGGGTGGAAACGCACTGGGCTGCTTACAAACTAGACATAAGGCATATTATTTCCTCAGACAAATCTTAATTTAGATTTGCATAGACCCAAAACTGTATTGGTTTTCCAGTCCATTTTAGCTTGCTAGCTGTCTCCTCCATTCGTGGCTCCACCCTTGCCAGCTCAGCGCCGTGGGTTCAGTAGTCTATCGATTCGTTTTTAGATATGTTATCATACAAATAAACAATATGACATGATCGCTTAACGCATGGTTACTGTCATTATATTCAATTGTTTTAAATAGCTAAATGCTCATAATGCAATTCTGCCTAGGCTACGTTTACTATTCCTCCCAAATTGCAGTTCCACAGAGGATCATGCATAATTTAGGAATTTGACAATTCTATGGTAACTGCATAATTTAGCAAATTGACAATTCTATGGTACACTCAGATTTTACACTTAAATGTATGttaacaaaaaccaatgattgtaaattaaacaaaccatacGTCTGTATGCAAAAGGATGCCTTAGCACTTTCCACTGAAAATTAAGGGTCAGACGCGGAGAAATCTGACTGCCGATAACGTTAGGTACTTAGAACCTCTGCCCAGAGTTTCGGCAGTTAACTTTGTTGTTCAAAGATAGGCAAAAACTGCTCCTCTAATAGAAATCTCGATCACACTTGTAGCTGTCATGGCGACATTGGCTAGCTGCGCAGAAATGGGTCTAAGGTCGTCTCGTGCCGAAATGCTCTTGTGCAGAACGTCAAATTAAAGACGCTCCTTCGATGTAGTTGTTTTTGAcgaaaatgtgttattttcacGATTGGAGTAAtgacatgttcaactacttaagacattggctcatctaggttgtgccttttaGTTTTCGAGAAAATTAACACATAATGAAGAATTTGACTTCTCTAACCGGTCTGGTTCGTAAGCGTAATTCTcgcgatgttgcgcctctgggtttaggAAAGCTACGGTTTTACCTCCGTTTTGTTGAAATACTCCGGCCACAAAGTGGCAGTAGTTTGTTTGGCTTGTGCCAGCTGTGCTAATGTTGTTACTATTTGGCTAACTAGAATTTGTAGTAAGCCATTGATACTAACCAGATGGCCACAACTAGATGACTGGAGTAACTAGCAACATTATTAAATAAAAATTTATTTGTTTTTGAATGAAGCAGCTGCCTGTTAGCTGACAAGAGTCGGAGTTTGTGTTTTAGGGCAGttgtcaccaaccttttctgattCAAGATCAGTTTGAGTCAAAAAGCAAGCAGAGATCTActgatcagatttttttttttaaatgtaagacTATGCAACAGTAACCtaaataaaaacagttctgtaggaatgaggtttgtaTAGTCACTTCAACCACTGAGGTGTGCGGTAATTCCCTGACAACGCACAGTCTGGAGTGTGTTAACTCGCTTATAAAACATAACAACATTAGTGAATATTTCCTCCAGATTTTTTGCTATGCTTGGCCTGCCAATGTTCTTCTCAGACcttattatatttcaaaactcgagCTTTGATAAAACATTTGATCAGTTGTATCACTTCTGAGGCACAGCTCAGCATAAATGGAAATCATTTGCAAATAATTcgttttattttactggactgatggtacctgcatctggTCAGTCGGGAGAGGGGAAAAAAGCAGCAGCAGAGGGTCTGcctctcacggtccctgctctctccctctgacgagactgaccagagagaggggacagtcttcctacctttttattttatttatttatttattttttcacctttatttaaccaggtaggctagttgagaacaagttctcatttgcaactgcgacctggccaagataaagcatagcagtgtgaacagacaacacagagttacacatggagtaaacaataaacaagtcaataacatggtagaaaaaaagagaatctatatacaatgtgtgcaaaaggcatgaggtaggcaataaatcgaataattacaatttagcagattaacacgagtgataaatcatcagatgatcatgtgcaagaagagatactggtgtgcaaaagagcagaaaagtaaataaataaaagcagtatggggggtgaggtaggtaaattgggtgggtagtttacagatggactatgtacagctgcagcgatcggttagctgctcggatagcagatgtttaaagttgttgagggagataaaagtctccaacttcagagatttttgcaattcgttccagtcgcaggcagcagagaactggaaggaaaggcgtccaaatgaggttttggctttagggatgatcagtgagatacacctgctggagcgcgtgttgcgggtgggtgtagccatcgtgaccagtgaactgagataaggcggcactttacctagcatagccttgtagatgacctggagccagtgggtctgacgacgaacatgtagcgagggccagccgactagggcatacaggtcgcagtggtgggtcgtataaggtgctttagtaacaaaacgaatggcactgtgataaactgcgtccagtttgctgagtagagtattggaagctattttgtagatgacatcgccgaagtcgaggatcggtaggatagtcagttttactagggtaagtttggcggcgtgagtgaaggaggctttgttgcggaatagaaagccgattcttgatttgattttggattggagatgtttgatatgagtctggaaggagagtttgcagtctagccagacacctaggtacttatagatgtccacatattctaggtcggaaccgtccagggtggtgatgctagtcgggcgtgcgggtgcaggcagcgaacggttgaaaagcatgcatttggttttactagcgtttaagagcagttggaggccacggaaggagtgttgtatggcattgaagctcgtttggaggttagatagcacagtgtccaaggaagggccggaagtatatagaatggtgtcgtctgcgtagaggtggatcagggaatcgcccgcagcaagagcaacatcattgatgtatacagagaaaagagtcggcccgagaattgaaccctgtggtacccccatagagactgccagaggaccggacaacatgccctccgatttgacacactgaactctgtctgcaaagtagttggtgaaccaggcaaggcagtcattagaaaaaccgaggctactgagtctgccgataagaatatggtgattgacagagtcgaaagccttggccaggtcgatgaagacggctgcacagtaatgtcttttatcgatggcggttatgatgtcgtttagtaccttgagcgtggctgaggtgcacccgtgaccggctcggaaaccggattgcacagcggagaaggtacggtgggattcgagatggtcagtgatctgtttgttgacttggctttcgaagaccttagataggcagggcaggatggatataggtctgtaacagtttgggtccagggtgtctccccctttgaagagggggatgaccgcggcagctttccaatccttggggatctcagatgatacgaaggagaggttgaacaggctggtaatagggggtgcgacaatggcggcggacagtttcagaaatagggggtccagattgtcaagcccagctgatttgtatgggtccaggttttccagctctttcagaacatctgctatctggatttgggtaaaggagaagctggggaggcttgggcgagtagcagcggggggggcggggctgttggccaaggttggagtcgccaggaggaaggcatggccagccattgagaaatgcttgttgaaccTAATGGTTACACTCGAGTAGCattgcattatttctgcctcatgcacaaatccATGTTGTTTCTATGACCAGAGTAAGTGAAATAATACCTTGATACTAAAATAAACATgacgagctgctaataataaaaTGCAGGCCTATTGATACACTTGGCTACTAATTCATTGCAgatgcagtgctggttgtagtggaagtagggagaagccgttttgtaaaagtgtttgctgtattctttgacagtctctcaatggtcatggttttaaaattAATGAAATCTCACATAGGCTAGTATGAAACTTTACTGTGGGGTCGTGGATGCTTTAGGCATGGTGAtttgagctatctgattggccagagCAGTAGGCACACTTAATTTAGCTCTCCCAGTCCCCCGGGTAGTCAGTTTATCCCTTCAGACAAATGAAaaggttcaaaatgggaacactccCTACCTGGCgcacagggcttctgaatcaagtgcacctaccgccaacagtgcaagacgaataaaataaaaaataagcgtgcaaggctttatcgttggctTTTCTACTGAAATGTTTGTTGATCGActaggttggtgaccactgttgtaCTCTTTCATTCAAGGTTTATAAAAATGTTTATTCAATAGAGAATTACATCAGAAAAACAATAGCCCATACCCATGTC of Salvelinus alpinus chromosome 4, SLU_Salpinus.1, whole genome shotgun sequence contains these proteins:
- the LOC139574250 gene encoding putative nuclease HARBI1, with amino-acid sequence MKAQNCVFLSALTMACPFVRDVVDEEALVLRRAFRRERVFRDRLDPLAFPDDHLYERYRFSADGIRYLCRLLGPRIKHRTARSHALSVEQMVCVALRFFASGAFLYSVGDAEQLNKATICRTIRSVCLAIKALADVFISFPGHRRLCDIKEEFYRIAGFPNVIGAVDCTHIRIKAPSGAHEADFVNRKSFHSINVQMVCNADCVISNVVAKWPGSVHDSRIFRASEIYQCLSQGEFSGVLLGDRGYGCQPFLLTPFTDPQEAQQAYNHAHARTRARVEMTFGLLKARFHCLHKLRVSPVRACDITVACAVLHNVACLRKERAPRVPPAMDWDNPAIFPDDDSGRLLRDQYVLNYFS